The Geothrix sp. genome window below encodes:
- a CDS encoding DUF6600 domain-containing protein, with the protein MNATFTSTRLAAALLLPAAFVSAAPQAPASVPADDDTYQGEAPERYAMVRALEGDVRIRKGDLDETLSRGTPIAEGDVVESRGRGVLQLGDGTRIAFGGATRFTVATLFTDRKGEKQVLLRLDYGRLRVLLGGQSDARFRVDTPSGTATCFDKGAFTVEAERDRIVRLKVHTGRVTFANDRGEARVAAGERLTVYSPQDGLDRVRSFNTYDGDDFDRWSERAVVIKRGESWDRVPSEIRYYADDLDDHGRWVNSGEFGWVWQPNGVAEDWRPYYQGRWAPYSGGMTWVSDEPWAYVAYHHGRWHWSLGVGWFWIPGVYYSPAWVAWNHTPGYYGWAPLGYYNTPCHWGYGAWGGGYAWNVVSINYINAPHVHTRIYSDATVLRGFNGATGGTTWTGGGRDLRAPWQRSPLVVSQAEFRNPGQMQSAFQRDVNRDRLMAYERQAQATTGRTIIRRTPAPVGPAGDVRPGSPVGGGVRAPFEDRSRIQGSERPLGPRERVHEERPAERGREVATPQDRRVDPTPRDRGVESRPRTEERRVDPAPRERAVEPRPRERAVEPRPAEERRIEAAPRSRPAESRPIESRPQINREERRPDPQPRQVERESRPAPRAEPPRERPRESAPEPRPEPRPEPRSEPAPSRPSGGEGRGGGREIRR; encoded by the coding sequence ATGAACGCGACCTTCACCTCTACCCGGCTCGCAGCGGCACTCCTGCTTCCCGCGGCCTTCGTGAGCGCCGCACCCCAGGCCCCAGCCTCGGTCCCGGCCGACGATGACACCTACCAGGGCGAAGCTCCCGAACGCTATGCCATGGTGAGGGCCCTGGAGGGGGATGTCCGCATCCGGAAGGGCGACCTGGACGAAACCCTGAGCCGGGGCACCCCCATCGCCGAGGGCGATGTCGTGGAAAGCCGCGGTCGTGGCGTTCTGCAACTGGGCGATGGCACCCGGATCGCGTTCGGTGGCGCCACGCGCTTCACCGTCGCGACCCTCTTCACCGACCGCAAGGGTGAAAAGCAGGTGTTGCTCCGCTTGGACTACGGCCGGCTCCGCGTGCTGCTGGGCGGGCAGTCCGACGCCCGCTTCCGGGTGGATACGCCTTCGGGTACCGCCACCTGCTTCGACAAGGGCGCCTTCACGGTGGAGGCCGAGCGGGACCGCATCGTCCGCCTGAAGGTCCACACCGGCCGGGTGACCTTCGCCAATGACCGGGGCGAAGCCCGCGTCGCCGCCGGAGAGCGCCTGACGGTGTACAGCCCCCAGGACGGTCTGGACCGGGTGCGCAGCTTCAACACTTACGATGGCGACGATTTCGACCGGTGGAGCGAGCGCGCGGTGGTCATCAAGCGTGGCGAGAGCTGGGACCGTGTCCCCTCCGAGATCCGTTACTACGCCGACGACCTCGACGACCACGGCCGCTGGGTCAATTCCGGCGAGTTCGGCTGGGTCTGGCAGCCCAACGGCGTCGCCGAGGACTGGCGCCCCTACTACCAGGGTCGCTGGGCCCCCTATTCAGGCGGTATGACCTGGGTCTCCGACGAGCCCTGGGCCTATGTGGCCTACCACCATGGCCGCTGGCACTGGAGCTTGGGCGTGGGCTGGTTCTGGATCCCCGGCGTCTACTACAGTCCCGCCTGGGTGGCCTGGAACCACACGCCCGGTTACTACGGCTGGGCGCCCCTGGGCTACTACAACACGCCCTGCCACTGGGGCTACGGCGCCTGGGGCGGCGGCTACGCCTGGAATGTGGTGTCCATCAACTACATCAACGCACCGCATGTACACACGCGGATCTACTCGGACGCCACGGTCCTCCGGGGCTTCAACGGCGCCACCGGCGGCACCACCTGGACGGGCGGCGGCCGGGATCTCCGCGCGCCCTGGCAGCGCTCGCCCCTGGTCGTCTCCCAGGCGGAGTTCCGCAATCCCGGCCAGATGCAGTCGGCCTTCCAGCGCGATGTGAACCGGGACCGCCTGATGGCCTACGAGCGCCAGGCCCAGGCCACCACGGGACGCACCATCATCCGACGCACCCCCGCTCCGGTGGGACCCGCCGGGGATGTCCGTCCGGGTTCCCCGGTGGGCGGCGGCGTCCGGGCGCCCTTTGAAGACCGCAGCCGGATCCAGGGATCCGAGCGCCCCCTGGGCCCGCGCGAACGCGTCCACGAGGAGCGCCCCGCGGAGCGTGGCCGCGAGGTCGCCACACCGCAGGACCGCCGGGTCGACCCGACCCCCCGGGACCGGGGCGTGGAATCCCGTCCCCGGACCGAGGAGCGGCGAGTGGATCCGGCTCCCCGCGAGCGCGCCGTGGAGCCCCGTCCGCGCGAACGCGCCGTCGAACCGCGTCCCGCGGAAGAGCGGCGCATCGAGGCGGCCCCCCGGTCGCGGCCGGCAGAATCCCGCCCGATCGAATCCCGTCCCCAGATCAACCGGGAAGAGCGGCGGCCCGACCCCCAGCCGCGGCAAGTGGAACGGGAATCCCGGCCCGCACCCCGGGCCGAGCCGCCCCGCGAGAGGCCCCGGGAGTCCGCTCCCGAGCCCCGGCCCGAGCCCCGGCCCGAGCCGCGGTCCGAGCCGGCGCCTTCCCGCCCCTCCGGTGGTGAGGGCCGGGGCGGGGGCCGCGAGATCCGGCGCTGA
- a CDS encoding acyl-CoA dehydrogenase family protein: protein MSTTAAEQVKGGSFLMTPIGALPQFTPEEFGDDAKEFARAARDFIQGEVLPRDEQIDKLDLPLTIELMKKAGELGLLGLEIPEAYDGMDVDKRSAMLVLEEMSKQGSFAVSYSANTGIGTLPIVYFGTEAQKKHYLPKLATGEWLAAYALTEAGSGSDALGAKATAVLDGDNWVLNGTKMWITNAGFADVFIIFAKVDGQHFSAFIVEKNDPGISTGAEEKKLGIKGSSTRTVILENCRIPKDRLLGELGKGHKIAFGILNIGRFKLGVGSQGGMKRILEYAIKYTSERQQFGKPINSFGLIQQKLADMATKIFVCEALNFRTTGYIDEALHATSWDSPTAGADKMAAIDQYTIECSISKVWASEALFSVADEAVQAFGGYGFSAEYPPEKALRDCRINRIFEGTNEINRLLIAGTLLKRAMKNELPLMQFGQQVAKEISNPPKAESFTGPLARLKHGVELSKRQCMLAAGLAVQVLGQKLIDNQEVMARMSNMLMEIYAMESAVVRAERMVESGHRWAQIARDITELYVNESWHKVHGDARMLCADVVEGEALRHALAGVRAFTEFHPTSSARLRGRIASELIQKGSYPVDVI from the coding sequence ATGAGCACCACCGCTGCAGAGCAGGTCAAGGGGGGCAGTTTCCTCATGACCCCCATCGGGGCCCTGCCCCAGTTCACCCCCGAGGAATTCGGCGACGACGCCAAGGAATTCGCCCGGGCCGCCCGGGATTTCATCCAGGGCGAAGTGCTGCCCCGGGATGAGCAGATCGACAAGCTGGACCTCCCCCTCACCATCGAGCTCATGAAGAAGGCCGGCGAACTGGGACTGCTGGGCCTGGAGATCCCCGAAGCCTACGACGGCATGGATGTGGACAAACGGTCCGCCATGCTCGTGCTCGAGGAGATGAGCAAGCAGGGCAGCTTTGCCGTGAGCTACAGCGCCAACACCGGCATCGGCACCCTGCCCATCGTCTACTTCGGCACCGAGGCCCAGAAGAAGCATTACCTGCCCAAGCTGGCCACGGGCGAGTGGCTGGCCGCCTACGCCCTCACCGAGGCCGGCAGCGGCTCCGATGCCCTGGGCGCCAAGGCCACCGCCGTGCTGGACGGCGACAACTGGGTGCTCAACGGCACCAAGATGTGGATCACCAACGCCGGTTTCGCCGATGTCTTCATCATCTTCGCCAAGGTGGACGGCCAGCACTTCAGCGCCTTCATCGTCGAAAAGAACGACCCCGGCATCAGCACGGGTGCCGAGGAGAAGAAGCTCGGCATCAAGGGCAGCTCCACCCGCACCGTCATCCTGGAGAACTGCCGCATCCCCAAGGACCGCCTGCTGGGTGAGCTGGGCAAGGGCCACAAGATCGCCTTCGGCATCCTCAACATCGGCCGCTTCAAGCTGGGCGTGGGCAGCCAGGGCGGCATGAAGCGGATTCTGGAATACGCCATCAAGTACACCTCGGAACGCCAGCAGTTCGGGAAGCCCATCAACTCGTTCGGGCTCATCCAGCAGAAGCTGGCGGACATGGCCACCAAGATCTTCGTCTGCGAGGCCCTGAACTTCCGGACCACCGGCTACATCGACGAGGCCCTGCACGCCACCAGCTGGGACAGCCCCACCGCCGGCGCCGACAAGATGGCCGCCATCGACCAGTACACCATCGAGTGCAGCATCTCCAAGGTGTGGGCCAGTGAGGCCCTCTTCTCGGTGGCGGATGAGGCCGTGCAGGCCTTCGGCGGCTACGGCTTCAGCGCCGAATATCCTCCCGAGAAGGCCCTGCGCGACTGCCGCATCAACCGCATCTTCGAGGGCACCAACGAGATCAACCGCCTCCTCATCGCCGGCACGCTGCTCAAGCGCGCCATGAAGAACGAGCTGCCCCTCATGCAGTTCGGCCAGCAGGTGGCCAAGGAGATCTCGAACCCGCCCAAGGCCGAGAGCTTCACGGGCCCCCTGGCCCGCCTGAAGCATGGCGTCGAGCTCAGCAAGCGCCAGTGCATGCTGGCCGCGGGCCTCGCCGTGCAGGTGCTGGGGCAGAAGCTCATCGACAACCAGGAAGTCATGGCCCGCATGAGCAACATGCTCATGGAGATCTACGCCATGGAAAGCGCCGTGGTGCGCGCCGAACGCATGGTCGAGTCCGGCCACCGCTGGGCCCAGATCGCCCGCGACATCACCGAGCTCTATGTCAACGAGAGCTGGCACAAGGTCCATGGCGACGCCCGCATGCTCTGCGCGGATGTGGTCGAGGGCGAAGCCCTGCGCCACGCCTTGGCCGGCGTGAGGGCCTTCACCGAGTTCCACCCCACCAGCAGCGCCCGCCTGCGTGGCCGCATCGCCTCGGAACTGATCCAGAAGGGCAGCTACCCGGTCGATGTGATCTGA
- a CDS encoding class I SAM-dependent methyltransferase, which translates to MPEGRQVQQMFSAIAGKYDVLNHVLSGGVDFWWWWRMARKSGAAAGKRFLDVAAGTGDSSLALARRGAEVVSTDFTHAMLRLGPAKFRRKGFAGLIWASSDADAQRLPFRDASFDGLTICYGIRNVEDRTRAYAEFLRVLRPGGQLTILEFSTPVLPGLKAFYDWYSLRVLPRIGAWISGDGSAYTYLPESIRTFPDQRALATELEAAGFRQVSWTNLTGGIVALHTGLK; encoded by the coding sequence ATGCCGGAAGGCAGGCAAGTGCAGCAGATGTTCTCGGCCATCGCCGGGAAGTACGATGTCTTGAACCATGTGCTCTCCGGTGGCGTGGACTTCTGGTGGTGGTGGCGCATGGCGCGGAAGTCGGGCGCGGCCGCCGGAAAGCGCTTCCTGGATGTGGCCGCGGGTACCGGCGACTCCAGCTTGGCCCTGGCCCGCCGCGGGGCGGAAGTGGTCAGCACCGACTTCACACATGCGATGCTGCGCCTGGGGCCGGCCAAGTTCCGCCGGAAAGGCTTCGCGGGTCTGATCTGGGCCTCCAGCGATGCGGATGCCCAGCGGCTGCCCTTCCGGGACGCCAGCTTCGACGGCCTCACCATCTGCTATGGCATCCGCAATGTGGAGGACCGGACCCGGGCCTACGCCGAGTTCCTGCGCGTGCTGCGCCCCGGCGGCCAGCTCACCATCCTGGAGTTCAGCACGCCCGTGCTTCCGGGCCTCAAGGCCTTCTACGACTGGTACAGCCTGCGTGTGCTGCCCCGCATTGGTGCCTGGATCAGCGGCGACGGCTCGGCCTACACCTACCTCCCCGAGAGCATCCGGACCTTCCCCGACCAGCGGGCCCTGGCCACCGAGCTGGAGGCCGCGGGCTTCCGCCAGGTGAGCTGGACGAACCTCACGGGGGGCATCGTGGCCCTGCACACGGGCTTGAAGTAG
- a CDS encoding methyl-accepting chemotaxis protein yields MKNLSLGSRVHHLVAATLGLFLLFAYFAVGSKGLDLRLGLLLGLVLALLALTLWTTHRILYAIDRLATNLEEAAQGNLDQRITHIKKGGATEKLSWALNDLLDQQEAYFREVVSAFDHASRGQTFRMAMDQGLHGAFKDGMTRINVSVESLGQVQQMALKEKLIAKVTDLNSGNLIQNLRSIQDYLLTMTKELGTVGDLSRETAEDADGSRSTIETIVADLNRMAEMVGSTNAQIELIHEKSTEITQIVQVITDVADRTNLLALNAAIEAAHAGDVGKGFAVVAEEVRTLSENTKDAAASIAATLDSFAQATTRMLDESQQVKAITESSQTAVTAFSSRVRRFADSARTSLRQVSRAQDVSFASLVKVDHFLFKQNGYRAVNQGADSVEARAVQTDHRGCRLGQWYYEGQGLQQFSQVPSYSRLEAPHAQVHGHIHEAVTLLAQRWQSDPNIQLRVVSHFEQAERASEEVVAIIDRMVDERHQLGA; encoded by the coding sequence ATGAAGAATTTGTCCTTGGGCTCTAGGGTCCACCACCTCGTCGCCGCGACCCTCGGCCTGTTCCTGCTCTTCGCCTACTTCGCGGTGGGCTCGAAGGGGCTGGACCTCCGGTTGGGCCTCCTCCTGGGCCTGGTCCTCGCGCTACTCGCCCTCACGCTCTGGACGACTCATCGCATCCTGTACGCCATAGATCGGCTGGCCACGAACCTGGAGGAGGCGGCCCAGGGCAACCTGGACCAGCGGATCACCCACATCAAGAAGGGCGGCGCCACGGAGAAGCTGTCCTGGGCCCTCAACGACCTCCTGGATCAGCAGGAGGCTTACTTCCGCGAGGTCGTGTCCGCCTTCGACCACGCGAGTCGCGGCCAGACCTTCCGCATGGCCATGGACCAGGGGCTCCACGGCGCCTTCAAGGACGGCATGACCCGCATCAATGTCTCGGTGGAGAGCCTCGGTCAGGTCCAGCAGATGGCCCTGAAGGAGAAGCTCATCGCCAAGGTCACCGACCTGAACAGCGGGAACCTCATCCAGAACCTGCGCTCCATCCAGGACTACCTCCTCACCATGACGAAGGAGCTGGGCACCGTGGGCGACCTCTCCCGCGAGACGGCTGAGGACGCCGACGGCAGCCGCAGCACCATCGAAACCATCGTGGCGGACCTCAACCGGATGGCCGAGATGGTGGGCAGCACCAACGCACAGATCGAACTCATCCACGAGAAGAGCACGGAGATCACCCAGATCGTCCAGGTCATCACCGATGTGGCGGACCGCACCAACCTGCTGGCCCTGAACGCCGCCATCGAGGCCGCCCACGCCGGGGATGTGGGCAAGGGCTTCGCCGTGGTGGCCGAGGAGGTCCGCACCCTCTCCGAGAACACCAAGGATGCCGCCGCCAGCATCGCCGCCACCCTCGACTCCTTCGCCCAGGCCACCACACGGATGCTGGATGAGTCCCAGCAGGTGAAGGCGATCACCGAGAGCTCCCAGACCGCCGTCACGGCGTTCAGCAGCCGGGTCCGCCGCTTCGCGGACTCGGCGCGCACCTCGCTGCGGCAGGTGTCCCGGGCCCAGGATGTCAGCTTCGCCTCCCTGGTGAAGGTGGACCACTTCCTCTTCAAGCAGAACGGCTACCGGGCGGTGAACCAGGGCGCGGATTCTGTGGAGGCGCGGGCCGTCCAGACCGATCATCGCGGGTGCCGCCTGGGCCAGTGGTACTACGAAGGCCAGGGCTTGCAGCAGTTCTCCCAGGTGCCCTCCTACTCCCGGCTGGAGGCCCCGCACGCCCAGGTCCACGGGCACATCCACGAGGCCGTCACCCTTCTCGCGCAGCGCTGGCAGAGCGACCCGAACATCCAGCTGCGCGTGGTCTCCCACTTCGAGCAGGCCGAGCGGGCCAGCGAGGAGGTGGTGGCCATCATCGACCGCATGGTGGACGAGCGCCACCAGCTGGGGGCCTGA
- a CDS encoding PAS domain-containing protein — MSSRPQPTQQERVLEEDDFIVSKTDLKGLITYGNRIFIGISGYSEEELLGAPHNILRHPDMPRSVFKLLWDTLQAKREICAYVKNLAKDGSFYWVFANITPSFDRRGEVIGYYSVRRKPRAEAVKAVGALYRTMLDAERKAGDGQAGMKASQAILNRTLEEKGMGYEEFVLGL; from the coding sequence ATGAGCAGCAGGCCCCAGCCGACCCAGCAGGAGCGCGTCCTGGAAGAGGATGATTTCATCGTCTCCAAGACCGACCTGAAGGGTCTGATCACCTACGGCAATCGCATCTTCATCGGCATCTCCGGCTATTCGGAGGAGGAATTGCTGGGCGCCCCCCACAACATCCTCCGGCACCCGGACATGCCCCGGTCGGTCTTCAAGCTCCTCTGGGACACGCTCCAGGCCAAGCGGGAGATCTGCGCCTATGTGAAGAACCTCGCCAAGGACGGAAGCTTCTACTGGGTCTTCGCGAACATCACGCCCTCCTTCGACCGCCGGGGCGAGGTGATCGGCTACTACTCCGTGCGCCGCAAGCCCCGGGCCGAGGCCGTGAAGGCCGTCGGCGCCCTCTACCGGACCATGCTCGACGCCGAGCGCAAGGCCGGAGACGGCCAGGCGGGCATGAAGGCCTCCCAGGCGATCCTCAACCGGACACTCGAAGAGAAGGGCATGGGCTATGAAGAATTTGTCCTTGGGCTCTAG
- a CDS encoding acyl-CoA dehydrogenase family protein, translating to MAETSMLPVRGGSFMFHPAGSLPQFTPEDSSEEALAIAEAARDFMNGEVMPRDEAIDHLDLELNRELLGKAGELGILGIEIPEAYGGLDLDKKTALLVLEEMAKQASFSTSYGAHTSIGTLPIVYFGNHAQKSKYLPKLASGEWVAAYALTEAGSGSDALGAKATAVLEDGHWVLNGTKAWITNAGFADVFVVFAKINGTHLSAFIVERTDPGVSTGAEEKKLGIKGSSTRTVILENCRIPEDRLLGGKGKGARIAFGILNIGRFKLGASSAGAGKRVLEYTLKYAGERTQFGKPLTAFGLIQQKLANMAVRIFVGESMNFRTIGYLDEALARTSWESETAGTDKMRAIEEYAVEASMAKVWGSEALFATADDAVQTFGGAGFSAEYPAEKIYRDCRINRIFEGTNEINRLLIAGTFLKRCGGPEGLPLVETAAAPLDLPEDPLFRTIALAKARALKVIALAQTDWGPKILDNQEASARISNLLLEIYAMESAVIRARRMLETGHRWAALARDLAEVYAQEAWNRVQGEARMLAAELASDAVLDALVADLLAMHAPSPAPLSVLRNRITQALIEQGRYPLS from the coding sequence ATGGCCGAGACCAGCATGCTGCCCGTGCGTGGTGGCAGTTTCATGTTCCACCCCGCGGGCTCCCTGCCGCAGTTCACCCCCGAGGACAGCAGCGAAGAGGCCCTCGCCATCGCCGAGGCCGCCCGGGACTTCATGAACGGCGAGGTCATGCCCCGGGATGAGGCCATCGACCACCTCGACTTGGAGCTGAACCGGGAACTGCTCGGCAAGGCCGGCGAGCTGGGCATCCTGGGCATCGAGATCCCCGAGGCCTACGGCGGCCTGGACCTCGACAAGAAGACCGCCCTCCTGGTGCTGGAGGAGATGGCCAAGCAGGCCAGCTTCTCCACCAGCTACGGGGCCCACACCAGCATCGGCACCCTGCCCATCGTCTACTTCGGGAACCACGCCCAGAAGTCGAAGTACCTGCCGAAGCTGGCGAGTGGCGAGTGGGTGGCCGCCTACGCGCTGACGGAAGCCGGCAGCGGCTCCGACGCCCTGGGCGCCAAGGCCACCGCGGTGCTGGAGGACGGTCACTGGGTGCTGAACGGCACCAAGGCCTGGATCACCAATGCCGGTTTCGCCGATGTCTTCGTCGTCTTCGCCAAGATCAACGGCACCCACCTCAGCGCCTTCATTGTGGAGCGCACCGATCCTGGTGTTAGCACCGGCGCCGAAGAGAAGAAGCTCGGCATCAAGGGCAGCTCCACCCGCACCGTCATTCTGGAGAACTGCCGCATTCCCGAGGACCGCCTGCTGGGCGGCAAGGGCAAGGGCGCCCGCATCGCCTTCGGCATCCTGAACATCGGCCGTTTCAAGCTCGGTGCCAGTTCGGCGGGGGCCGGCAAGCGGGTGCTGGAATACACCCTGAAATACGCCGGGGAGCGCACCCAGTTCGGCAAGCCGCTCACGGCCTTCGGCCTCATCCAGCAGAAGCTGGCGAACATGGCCGTGCGGATCTTCGTGGGCGAGAGCATGAACTTCCGCACCATCGGCTACCTGGACGAGGCCCTGGCCCGCACCAGCTGGGAGAGCGAGACCGCGGGCACCGACAAGATGAGGGCCATCGAGGAATACGCCGTAGAAGCTTCCATGGCCAAGGTGTGGGGCAGCGAGGCCCTCTTCGCCACCGCGGACGACGCCGTGCAGACCTTCGGCGGCGCGGGCTTCAGCGCCGAGTACCCCGCCGAGAAGATCTACCGGGACTGCCGCATCAACCGCATCTTCGAGGGCACCAACGAGATCAATCGCCTGCTCATCGCCGGCACTTTCCTCAAGCGCTGCGGGGGGCCCGAGGGACTGCCGCTGGTGGAAACCGCCGCGGCCCCCCTGGATCTCCCCGAGGATCCCTTGTTCCGCACCATCGCCCTGGCCAAGGCCCGGGCCTTGAAGGTCATCGCCTTGGCCCAGACCGACTGGGGACCAAAAATTCTCGACAATCAAGAGGCCTCCGCGCGCATCAGCAACCTGCTGCTGGAGATCTACGCCATGGAGTCGGCGGTCATCCGGGCCCGGCGCATGCTCGAAACCGGGCACCGTTGGGCCGCCCTCGCCCGGGACCTGGCCGAGGTCTACGCCCAGGAAGCCTGGAACCGCGTGCAGGGCGAGGCCCGGATGCTGGCCGCCGAGCTGGCTTCCGACGCCGTCCTCGACGCCCTGGTCGCGGATCTGCTGGCCATGCACGCCCCCAGTCCCGCCCCCCTCTCCGTCCTGCGGAACCGCATCACCCAGGCCCTGATCGAGCAGGGGAGGTACCCCCTCTCCTGA
- a CDS encoding ATP-binding protein, with amino-acid sequence MKIAFIGTHGVGKTTLCYELAAALKRGGVHVDIVKEVARLSPLPINRKTSLEAQTWIFMTQIAEEIRSASQHDVVVCDRSVLDNYAYMLFAFGRQRSIESFMYHWMKTYDLLFKVPVSGEVSADGVRDTDAFFIRSIDQLVDSLLEERKIAHERLRPEERATWIGRVKEVVLAHPKGQLPLLSEPR; translated from the coding sequence GTGAAGATCGCCTTCATCGGCACGCACGGGGTCGGAAAAACCACCCTCTGCTACGAACTGGCCGCGGCCCTGAAACGGGGCGGCGTCCATGTGGACATCGTCAAGGAAGTGGCGCGGCTCTCGCCCCTGCCCATCAACCGCAAGACCTCCCTGGAGGCGCAGACCTGGATCTTCATGACCCAGATCGCGGAGGAGATCCGCTCGGCCAGCCAGCACGATGTGGTGGTGTGTGACCGCAGCGTGCTGGACAACTACGCCTACATGCTGTTCGCCTTCGGTCGCCAGCGCTCCATCGAGAGCTTCATGTACCACTGGATGAAGACCTACGACCTGCTCTTCAAGGTGCCCGTGTCCGGCGAAGTCTCCGCGGACGGCGTGCGAGACACGGATGCCTTCTTCATCCGCTCCATCGACCAGCTGGTGGACAGCCTGCTGGAGGAGCGGAAGATCGCCCATGAACGGCTCCGCCCCGAGGAGCGGGCCACCTGGATCGGTCGTGTGAAGGAGGTGGTACTCGCGCACCCCAAGGGGCAGCTCCCCCTGCTGTCCGAACCCCGCTGA
- a CDS encoding PAS domain S-box protein, with protein MNAALPTRRVTPTTFARGMRGFMIAFHLLMVAFAAWALYRSRKHEVEQASITTLNLAQVLEESLKGTIRQIDLTLLSIKEQAEHSPGGPFNKSLGAFAESRLARLGMADALRITDREGRVLHGASPGTSTEVGRRDFFRALKMDPQAGLVVSRPAQDARDGAWALTLAHRIEAPDGTFAGVVCATLTLEQLGRAMSLVDVGRKGSISLRGEDLDLLVRYPAFAGQEKLIGSTQVFGDYLTAVKSSAATSQFSATSVVDGQRRIYTLRKLDTPRFYVLVGLSEEDYLRTWRHQAAFAAVAVAGLVGLTLAMGWLARAAWLRQLADQERLAAQEAKYRLLAENALDVIWTMDPDGRLTYISPSVVRQRGWTPEEFLLLGSESRALSANGATIIQERMARSRQALPGTQPFEQDLIQATVNRKDGQQIQVEAQWRIVWGEDGRLLGFQGVTRDVTERMRLEADRENLIRDLTQALTEVKQLSGMLPICGQCKKVRDDQGYWSQIETYLSQHTEATFTHGLCPECTAAFRQEMQARREQRNPDEPQG; from the coding sequence ATGAACGCCGCGCTTCCAACCCGCCGGGTGACCCCCACGACCTTCGCGCGGGGCATGCGGGGATTCATGATCGCCTTCCACCTGCTGATGGTGGCCTTCGCCGCGTGGGCCCTCTACCGATCGCGGAAGCACGAGGTCGAGCAGGCCTCGATCACCACCCTCAACCTTGCACAGGTGCTGGAGGAGAGCCTCAAAGGCACGATCCGCCAGATCGACCTGACCCTGCTCTCCATCAAGGAGCAGGCCGAGCACAGTCCGGGCGGCCCTTTCAACAAGAGCCTGGGGGCCTTCGCGGAGTCCCGCCTCGCCCGCCTGGGCATGGCCGATGCCCTCCGCATCACCGACCGCGAGGGCCGGGTCCTCCACGGTGCTTCCCCGGGAACCTCGACCGAGGTGGGGCGGCGGGACTTCTTCCGTGCCTTGAAGATGGATCCCCAGGCCGGCCTGGTGGTTTCCCGGCCCGCCCAGGATGCCCGGGACGGGGCCTGGGCCCTGACCCTGGCCCATCGGATCGAGGCCCCCGACGGGACTTTCGCCGGGGTGGTCTGCGCCACCCTCACCCTGGAGCAGCTCGGCCGCGCCATGTCCCTCGTGGATGTGGGCCGAAAGGGATCGATCTCCCTGCGGGGGGAGGACCTCGACCTCCTGGTCCGCTACCCCGCCTTCGCGGGGCAGGAGAAACTGATCGGCAGCACCCAGGTCTTCGGCGACTACCTGACGGCCGTGAAGAGCTCCGCCGCCACCTCCCAGTTCTCCGCCACCTCGGTGGTGGACGGCCAGCGCCGCATCTACACCCTGCGAAAGCTCGATACCCCGAGGTTCTATGTCCTGGTGGGCCTCTCGGAAGAGGACTACCTCCGCACCTGGCGGCACCAGGCCGCCTTCGCCGCGGTGGCCGTCGCCGGTCTGGTGGGCCTCACCCTGGCCATGGGCTGGCTCGCCCGGGCGGCCTGGCTGCGCCAGCTGGCGGACCAGGAACGCCTGGCGGCCCAGGAGGCCAAATACCGCCTGCTGGCCGAGAACGCCCTGGATGTCATCTGGACCATGGATCCCGACGGCCGGCTCACCTACATCAGCCCGTCCGTAGTGCGTCAGCGCGGCTGGACCCCCGAGGAGTTCCTGCTCCTGGGCTCCGAAAGCAGGGCCCTCTCCGCCAACGGGGCGACCATCATCCAGGAGCGCATGGCCCGTTCCCGCCAGGCCCTCCCAGGCACCCAGCCCTTCGAGCAGGACCTGATCCAGGCGACCGTGAACCGGAAGGATGGCCAGCAGATCCAGGTTGAGGCCCAGTGGCGGATCGTCTGGGGTGAAGACGGCCGCCTGCTGGGCTTCCAGGGCGTCACCCGGGATGTCACGGAGCGCATGCGGCTGGAGGCTGATCGGGAAAATCTGATCCGCGATCTGACGCAGGCCCTCACGGAAGTGAAGCAGCTCAGCGGCATGCTCCCCATCTGCGGCCAGTGCAAGAAGGTGCGCGACGACCAGGGCTACTGGAGCCAGATCGAAACCTACCTCTCCCAGCACACCGAAGCCACCTTCACCCACGGCCTCTGCCCTGAATGCACCGCCGCCTTCCGGCAAGAGATGCAGGCCCGGCGGGAGCAGCGGAACCCAGACGAGCCCCAAGGGTGA